In one Geminocystis sp. M7585_C2015_104 genomic region, the following are encoded:
- a CDS encoding HlyC/CorC family transporter has translation MFSLIVTIIVVILGSAFCSLTETVLLSVSDIRVKQWAQSKKTAASVLLQIKKKINRPIAAIVILNNIFNIVGSVLVGTTVTETLGSRWLGFVSTLLTFLIIIFGEILPKTMGQRYAENLALWLAIPVKSIAFVLTPFVWTMEKITTPFTGDKILPTTNEMEIKLLTNIGRNEGVIEADEAEMINRVFHLNDLSAGDLMTPRILITYLRGNLTLNECKQAIIDSEHSRIIVVKDSIDEVVGIALKNELLTAIIQGRGEEKVANLAKPANFVPETMRADYLLKHFQELRQHLMVVVDEFGGVAGVVSLEDVLEVLTGDIVDETDKTANIREIARRKRERLLLSKGIEI, from the coding sequence ATGTTTAGTCTTATTGTCACAATTATAGTCGTTATTCTTGGCTCAGCTTTTTGTTCGTTAACGGAGACGGTTTTACTCTCTGTTTCTGACATAAGGGTCAAACAATGGGCTCAATCAAAAAAAACAGCAGCTTCGGTTTTACTGCAGATAAAAAAGAAAATAAATCGTCCCATAGCAGCTATTGTGATTCTGAACAATATTTTTAACATTGTGGGTAGTGTTTTGGTAGGCACCACTGTAACGGAAACCTTGGGGAGTAGATGGCTAGGATTTGTTTCTACTCTGCTAACTTTCTTGATTATTATTTTCGGTGAAATTTTGCCGAAAACCATGGGGCAGAGATATGCGGAAAATCTGGCATTGTGGCTAGCAATACCGGTTAAATCTATTGCCTTTGTTTTGACTCCTTTTGTGTGGACAATGGAGAAGATAACCACTCCCTTTACGGGGGATAAAATTCTGCCTACCACCAACGAAATGGAAATAAAGCTACTAACAAATATTGGCAGGAATGAGGGGGTAATTGAGGCGGATGAGGCAGAGATGATTAATCGTGTTTTCCATCTTAATGACTTGTCAGCTGGAGATTTAATGACTCCTAGGATTCTTATTACTTATCTCAGGGGTAATCTGACTTTAAACGAGTGTAAGCAGGCAATTATAGATTCCGAACACTCTCGCATTATAGTAGTAAAAGACTCCATTGACGAAGTAGTTGGTATTGCTCTCAAAAATGAATTACTAACAGCAATTATTCAAGGCAGGGGAGAAGAAAAGGTAGCTAACTTAGCCAAGCCTGCAAATTTTGTGCCGGAAACCATGAGGGCGGATTATTTATTAAAACACTTTCAGGAATTAAGACAACATTTAATGGTGGTGGTAGATGAATTTGGGGGAGTTGCCGGGGTTGTCAGTCTGGAAGACGTATTAGAGGTTTTGACTGGAGACATTGTAGACGAGACGGATAAAACAGCCAATATAAGAGAAATTGCTAGGAGAAAACGAGAAAGACTACTCCTGTCTAAAGGCATTGAAATTTAG
- a CDS encoding helix-hairpin-helix domain-containing protein, with translation MSNLPANVRKTPKWVWFSVIPVFGGLALVYAGSKANFKSWIWLGLGFTISSWIFSGNQIGFLIWIAQIVTSFSLKNKYQLKVNADNLEISDRRIAQLVAEHRGRKIDINTASKDDLVYGLDLPIVYANQIEEIRKEGFIFTSLEELVEVAGIPEKIVHDREPLITFSYDIKQDYGVSWRRLNTYSEEQLIAAGIEPKAARLIVLERQKNGPYNSVIDVKKRTGLPLSYYQHLI, from the coding sequence ATGTCAAATTTACCAGCTAATGTTAGGAAAACACCTAAATGGGTGTGGTTTTCTGTTATACCGGTTTTTGGTGGTTTAGCCTTGGTTTATGCCGGCAGTAAAGCCAACTTCAAGTCCTGGATTTGGCTGGGATTAGGTTTTACTATATCCAGTTGGATTTTTAGTGGCAATCAAATAGGATTTCTAATCTGGATTGCGCAAATAGTAACCAGTTTCTCCCTGAAAAATAAATATCAGCTGAAAGTAAACGCGGATAACCTGGAAATTAGTGATAGAAGAATAGCACAACTGGTAGCAGAGCATAGGGGGAGAAAAATAGATATAAATACTGCCTCTAAAGACGATTTGGTTTATGGCCTAGACCTACCTATTGTTTATGCTAATCAGATTGAGGAAATCAGAAAAGAGGGTTTTATTTTTACTAGTTTAGAGGAGTTAGTCGAGGTAGCGGGTATTCCGGAAAAAATAGTCCATGACAGAGAACCTCTAATCACATTTAGCTATGATATCAAACAGGATTATGGAGTGTCTTGGCGACGTTTGAATACATATTCAGAGGAGCAATTAATCGCCGCAGGAATTGAGCCAAAGGCGGCAAGGTTAATAGTTTTGGAGAGACAGAAAAATGGGCCATACAATTCAGTCATAGATGTAAAAAAACGCACAGGCTTGCCCCTTAGCTATTACCAACACCTAATCTGA
- a CDS encoding TRAP transporter substrate-binding protein, whose protein sequence is MKRRQFLTNATITAVTSATLVSCQSQNKTTVVANSLPEVRWRMVTSWPKSLDTIYGAVESLCSRVKELSGGKFQITPYAAGEIVPGLEVFDAVQNGTVECGHSAGYYYIGKNSALAFATSLPFGLLPAQQNAWWYYGGGLEAMRKVYADFNIINFPAGSTGAQMGGWFKREIKSASDLRGLKMRIPGLGGEVMAALGVTVQNIPGGELFLALDRGAIDAAEWVGPYDDEKLGLNKVAQYYYYPGWWEPGATLELFVNKRAWEKLPKEYQSMLEVAAKEANMSMLAHYDFVNQQALRRLLAGGTKLNPFPDDILKQAEKIAFEIYEKISAQNPMFKEIYQSWQEFRKGIIQWNSINELSFANFVHRA, encoded by the coding sequence ATGAAAAGAAGACAATTTTTGACTAACGCCACGATTACGGCAGTGACTTCGGCTACCCTGGTTTCCTGTCAAAGCCAGAATAAGACTACAGTCGTGGCTAATAGTTTACCAGAAGTGCGTTGGCGAATGGTAACAAGTTGGCCAAAATCGTTGGATACTATATACGGGGCAGTGGAGAGTTTGTGCAGTCGAGTTAAGGAATTGAGTGGGGGTAAATTCCAAATTACCCCCTATGCTGCTGGAGAGATTGTACCAGGATTGGAAGTATTTGATGCTGTCCAGAATGGGACAGTAGAATGTGGACACAGTGCCGGTTATTATTATATTGGTAAAAATTCCGCTTTGGCCTTTGCCACCTCCTTGCCTTTTGGCTTATTACCAGCCCAACAAAATGCGTGGTGGTATTATGGAGGAGGATTGGAAGCCATGCGGAAGGTGTATGCCGATTTTAATATTATCAATTTTCCTGCCGGCAGCACAGGGGCGCAAATGGGAGGATGGTTTAAGCGGGAGATTAAGTCTGCCAGTGATTTGAGGGGGTTAAAAATGCGTATTCCCGGCTTGGGGGGGGAAGTGATGGCGGCTTTGGGGGTGACTGTCCAAAATATCCCCGGTGGTGAATTGTTTTTAGCCCTTGACAGGGGTGCTATCGACGCGGCAGAATGGGTAGGGCCCTATGATGACGAAAAACTGGGTTTGAATAAGGTGGCCCAGTATTACTATTATCCCGGCTGGTGGGAGCCTGGGGCAACTTTGGAATTGTTTGTTAACAAGAGGGCCTGGGAAAAACTGCCTAAAGAATATCAAAGCATGCTGGAGGTGGCGGCAAAGGAGGCTAATATGTCCATGCTAGCCCATTATGATTTCGTCAATCAACAGGCTTTACGAAGACTACTGGCAGGTGGCACAAAACTAAACCCCTTTCCGGATGACATTCTAAAGCAGGCAGAGAAAATCGCTTTTGAGATTTACGAGAAAATTTCCGCCCAGAATCCCATGTTTAAAGAAATCTATCAATCATGGCAGGAATTTAGGAAAGGAATTATACAATGGAATTCTATCAATGAGTTGAGTTTTGCCAATTTTGTCCACCGCGCCTAG
- the ispG gene encoding (E)-4-hydroxy-3-methylbut-2-enyl-diphosphate synthase — MQTIDKPTNPSGIPLPDDPRLFDTTIHRRKTRPVKVGNVTIGGGHPVVVQSMINEDTLDVDASVAAIRRLHEMGCEIVRVTVPSLAHAKAVRDIKAKLEDTYKPVPLVADVHHNGMKIALEVAKYVDKVRINPGLYVFEKPKENRTCYTEEEFAEIGEKIKQTLEPLVLSLKEQGKAMRIGVNHGSLSERMLFTYGDTPEGMVQSALEFIRICESLDFRNLVISLKASRVPVMIAANRLMVKRMDELGMDYPIHLGVTEAGDGEYGRIKSTAGIATLLAEGIGDTIRVSLTEAPEKEIPVCYEILQALGLRRTMVEYVACPSCGRTLFNLEKVLHEVREATKHLTGLNIAVMGCIVNGPGEMADADYGYVGKQPGYIALYRGREEIKRVPQEDGVKELINLIKADGRWVDP; from the coding sequence ATGCAAACTATTGATAAACCTACCAATCCCAGTGGCATACCCCTTCCGGACGATCCTAGACTATTTGATACTACAATTCATCGTAGGAAAACCCGCCCTGTAAAAGTGGGCAACGTGACTATCGGGGGTGGACACCCAGTGGTGGTACAATCCATGATTAACGAGGATACTCTGGATGTGGATGCCTCCGTGGCCGCCATTCGTCGTCTCCACGAAATGGGTTGTGAGATAGTAAGGGTAACTGTACCCAGTCTAGCCCATGCTAAGGCGGTAAGGGACATTAAAGCTAAATTGGAGGATACCTATAAACCTGTGCCTCTGGTGGCAGATGTGCATCACAATGGCATGAAAATCGCCCTGGAGGTGGCAAAATATGTGGACAAGGTGAGAATAAACCCAGGCTTGTATGTGTTTGAAAAGCCCAAGGAGAATCGCACCTGTTACACAGAGGAAGAATTTGCCGAAATAGGGGAAAAAATCAAGCAAACCCTCGAACCTCTGGTATTATCTCTAAAAGAACAGGGGAAAGCCATGCGTATAGGCGTAAACCATGGCTCATTGTCAGAAAGAATGCTATTCACCTACGGGGATACTCCAGAGGGGATGGTACAATCTGCCCTAGAATTTATCAGAATCTGTGAATCTCTAGATTTCCGCAATCTAGTTATATCCCTAAAGGCTTCCCGGGTGCCAGTGATGATAGCCGCTAACCGTTTAATGGTTAAACGCATGGATGAGTTGGGGATGGATTACCCCATACACCTGGGAGTCACAGAGGCGGGGGATGGCGAATATGGTAGAATTAAATCCACCGCCGGCATTGCCACTCTCCTGGCTGAGGGCATCGGTGATACCATCCGTGTCTCCCTCACCGAAGCCCCAGAAAAAGAAATACCAGTTTGCTATGAAATACTCCAAGCCCTAGGTTTACGCCGAACCATGGTAGAATATGTAGCCTGCCCCTCCTGTGGTCGTACTCTCTTTAATCTGGAAAAGGTACTACATGAGGTGAGAGAGGCTACTAAACATCTGACTGGCTTAAATATAGCTGTAATGGGCTGTATTGTGAATGGCCCCGGGGAAATGGCAGATGCTGACTATGGTTATGTGGGCAAACAACCGGGATATATAGCGTTGTATCGTGGAAGGGAGGAAATTAAAAGAGTGCCCCAGGAAGATGGGGTGAAGGAGTTAATTAATCTGATTAAGGCAGACGGGCGTTGGGTTGATCCCTAA
- a CDS encoding HAD family hydrolase: protein MEEKYKLTNTCRIRCRGRLFAEIGAIIFDKDGTLADSEDFLRQLAINRARLIDAKIPGIYPSLLKAFGVGENYFNPSGLMAVGSNRENQIVAAGYIAAETGKSWFEALTIAASCFEEAEKALPKRGYISPLFAGSLEVIQRLSAKGLKLAILSADTTQNIRDFVETHQLTPYIDFIMGVDGHISKPDPRLYLAVCDKIGVKPENTLMVGDSQGDIAMARKANAGGVIGICWKLSYPCHLQQADVVIHDLAEIQVDN, encoded by the coding sequence ATGGAGGAAAAATATAAATTAACAAATACCTGTCGAATTCGTTGTAGAGGTCGTTTATTTGCCGAAATTGGAGCTATAATCTTTGACAAGGACGGCACTCTGGCAGATTCTGAGGATTTTTTACGTCAACTGGCTATTAATAGGGCAAGATTAATTGACGCCAAAATTCCAGGGATTTATCCATCTCTGTTAAAAGCCTTTGGTGTGGGAGAAAACTATTTCAACCCTAGTGGTTTAATGGCAGTAGGAAGTAACCGAGAAAATCAAATAGTTGCCGCCGGTTATATCGCCGCAGAAACCGGCAAGAGTTGGTTTGAAGCCTTAACCATTGCCGCCTCTTGTTTCGAGGAAGCAGAAAAGGCATTACCCAAAAGAGGTTACATCTCTCCCCTGTTTGCCGGCAGTCTGGAGGTAATCCAACGGCTATCCGCAAAGGGGTTAAAATTAGCTATTCTCTCCGCTGATACCACCCAAAATATAAGAGACTTTGTCGAAACCCACCAGCTAACCCCCTACATAGATTTCATCATGGGAGTAGACGGCCATATCTCTAAACCCGACCCTCGGTTATATCTTGCTGTTTGTGACAAAATAGGGGTGAAACCGGAAAATACCCTCATGGTGGGAGATTCCCAAGGGGATATTGCCATGGCAAGAAAAGCCAATGCTGGTGGCGTCATTGGTATCTGTTGGAAATTATCTTATCCCTGCCACCTACAACAAGCAGATGTTGTCATACACGACTTGGCAGAAATTCAGGTAGACAACTGA
- a CDS encoding NINE protein yields the protein MRNRVIAILLTLFLGALGIHKFYLGENMAGVLYLIFCWTGIPAILSIFDLIGLSLMSDERFNRKYNPHLAENTGFSGKIPTDVVNTLRELKQLYDSGIITAEEYERKRRKYLDSL from the coding sequence ATGAGAAATAGAGTCATAGCTATACTGTTAACACTTTTTCTAGGCGCCCTTGGCATACACAAATTTTACCTGGGGGAAAATATGGCCGGGGTATTGTATCTCATTTTCTGCTGGACTGGAATCCCCGCAATATTATCTATTTTTGATTTAATAGGATTATCGCTGATGTCTGATGAGCGTTTTAACAGAAAATACAATCCCCATTTGGCGGAAAACACAGGCTTTTCTGGGAAAATACCTACAGATGTAGTTAACACATTAAGGGAGTTAAAACAACTGTATGACTCTGGTATAATTACAGCAGAAGAATACGAAAGAAAAAGAAGAAAATATTTGGATTCCCTGTAA
- a CDS encoding serine/threonine protein kinase, with protein sequence MKNPHYRTVGLVGEGQFGKVYGAIVRETGELVALKELNPQKFSTKRFLREIRILLKLEHPNIIRCYGVAHSGDKRYLVTEYCEGGSLRDLICKSQTISLLQRLKIVLDILDGLHYAHTEGIIHRDLKPENILLSVTSQGWKAKISDFGVAKIEREDTNGSVGDTGSPAYMAPEQFYGKYYYASDIYATGVILYELLVGDRPFKGSPYEIMLGHLNRPPVFPKNLPASLRLILRQALQKLPQHRFRTALEMKGEILRAILELEDSGVSFYDKLLPNRLSLNLIQQNLLQEKVNFIVTRDRAIYLAGDKKVVVKTFLFNSRKKVFEFCFKTLYFFERVVKHLTVLENGCLVATGGDSLPYFDFYHCHGQKCQILGIKTSDLRYGAATDGSWLAVSKIKHEEEGFQLINLKKLAPVTPLIKEFIPKQIIGLDRRHGVVIYTQDNINKDYTYFRFFNRRGMWYDTYTVFVPLTGVVFHSRESKAFLAREKQTNNMILIKFYPFSVQRIPLSFYADYYLPLNEGFCCINRDGKIALVGLDGEMMGESKIGIVDRINSAAPLLEDKIILLGEKDGQQKLLVYEIKVSVDNINRKIVPLEEYRITKGK encoded by the coding sequence GTGAAAAATCCCCACTATAGAACAGTCGGACTGGTAGGAGAAGGGCAATTTGGCAAAGTTTACGGGGCAATTGTCAGGGAAACGGGAGAATTAGTGGCCCTAAAAGAATTAAACCCTCAAAAGTTCTCTACCAAAAGGTTTTTGAGGGAAATTCGCATTCTCCTGAAACTAGAACACCCCAATATTATCCGTTGTTATGGCGTTGCTCATAGCGGCGACAAAAGATATTTAGTGACAGAATACTGTGAGGGGGGAAGTCTCAGGGATTTAATCTGCAAGAGTCAGACTATTAGTTTGTTACAAAGGTTAAAGATTGTTTTAGATATTCTAGACGGTTTACACTATGCCCACACTGAGGGGATTATCCACCGCGACTTGAAACCAGAAAATATCCTTTTGTCGGTTACCAGTCAGGGGTGGAAGGCTAAAATCTCCGACTTTGGCGTAGCTAAAATTGAAAGAGAAGATACAAATGGAAGCGTTGGTGATACAGGATCCCCCGCCTATATGGCGCCAGAGCAATTTTATGGCAAATATTATTATGCCTCGGACATTTATGCCACAGGGGTTATCCTCTATGAATTATTAGTGGGAGATAGGCCATTTAAAGGAAGCCCCTATGAGATAATGTTAGGCCATTTAAATCGCCCTCCTGTCTTCCCAAAAAATCTCCCTGCCAGTTTGCGTCTAATTCTAAGACAGGCCCTTCAAAAATTACCCCAACACCGTTTCCGCACTGCCCTAGAAATGAAGGGGGAAATCCTGAGGGCAATCCTCGAGCTGGAGGATTCCGGGGTTTCTTTTTACGACAAACTGCTTCCTAACCGGTTATCTCTAAATTTGATTCAACAAAATTTGCTCCAAGAAAAGGTTAATTTTATAGTGACTAGAGACAGGGCAATATACCTGGCAGGTGACAAGAAAGTAGTGGTCAAGACTTTTCTCTTCAACTCCAGGAAGAAAGTATTTGAGTTTTGTTTTAAGACTCTTTATTTTTTTGAGAGGGTTGTAAAACACCTAACCGTATTGGAGAATGGATGTCTTGTAGCTACGGGCGGAGACTCACTCCCCTATTTTGATTTTTACCACTGTCACGGACAAAAATGTCAAATTTTGGGAATAAAAACCAGTGATTTGCGCTATGGAGCAGCCACGGATGGTAGTTGGTTGGCAGTCAGTAAAATTAAACATGAAGAGGAGGGATTTCAGTTAATCAATCTCAAAAAGTTAGCCCCAGTTACCCCCCTAATTAAAGAGTTTATTCCCAAACAAATTATAGGACTAGATCGTCGTCATGGCGTGGTGATTTACACCCAAGATAACATCAATAAGGACTACACTTATTTCCGGTTTTTTAACAGAAGAGGCATGTGGTATGACACCTATACTGTATTTGTGCCTTTGACAGGAGTAGTCTTTCATTCCCGGGAATCTAAGGCATTTTTAGCCAGGGAAAAACAAACAAATAACATGATTTTAATTAAGTTTTATCCTTTTTCAGTGCAAAGAATTCCCCTGAGTTTCTATGCCGATTATTATCTACCCCTCAACGAAGGTTTTTGTTGTATAAACAGGGATGGTAAAATAGCCCTAGTAGGCTTAGATGGAGAGATGATGGGGGAATCAAAAATAGGAATTGTAGATAGAATTAACTCCGCTGCCCCCCTGTTGGAAGATAAAATCATCCTCCTAGGGGAGAAAGATGGACAACAAAAACTCCTAGTCTACGAAATAAAAGTTAGTGTAGATAACATCAATAGGAAAATAGTGCCCCTAGAGGAATATAGAATCACAAAGGGGAAATAA